Genomic segment of Pseudomonas sp. CCI4.2:
CTGCGTTCAGGCGTTCACGCTTTAGTGCTTCACCCAGCTGCGGCCCTTCAAAACCCTGATCACGCAACGGCTGCGCAGTCACCCTTCGCGCTGCGTCAGCGGCACCGCGCAGATAGTCCGCCTGCGGATAGTCGCGCTGCTCGAACCCCAGGCGACCTCGCGCATCCATCTCGCAGGCGGCAATAAACTCCTCAAAGCGCTGTGGCCGACGGTAGATATCGAAGCTTTGCAGCAGCTCAAACAAGGTTGAAGCCTTTAGCTCAAGGGCTCGGTGACCATGGGTGTGGTACTGACCGACCAGCAGCGCCAGTTCCTGGCAATCGCGCGGCACTTTGAAGCGGGTGTTCACGGCTTTTATCAGGCGCAGCCCGGTGTGTTCGTGCGCAATATGCCGTGGCCATTCGCTCTCGGGTGTCAGCCCTTTGCCCACGTCATGCAGGAGACAAGCCCAGCGCACGCTCAACGGCTGTTGGTGAGCAGCCGACTGTTCAAGGACGCTAAGAATATGCTCGCCGGTATCGATTTCGGGGTGATGAGCGGCTGGCTGCGGTACGCCGAATAGCGCATCTACCTCAGGAAATAGCACCTCCAGTGCGCCGCATTCGCGCAATACCCGAATGAACACCTGTGGCTGATTTTCCATCAGCGCGCGGGAGATTTCTTTCCAGCTACGCTCCGCCGTCAATGCCTGCAATTCGCCCGACTCACTGAGCTGTCGCATCAGTAACAAGGTGTCGGGCGCTATGGTGAAACCGTCTGGGGCGTAACGTGCTGCGAAGCGAGCGACACGCAGTACCCGCAATGGATCTTCGGCGAATGCCGGAGAAACGTGGCGTAAAATACGGGCTTTTAGGTCTTCTTGGCCGTGGTAAGGGTCAGTTAAATTCCCTTCGCCATCTTCGGCAATCGCGTTAATGGTCAAGTCGCGACGGACTAAGTCTTCTTCAAGTGTGACCTCGGGGCTCGCATGAAAGGTGAAGCCGCCGTAGCCAACGCCGCTTTTGCGTTCAGTGCGGGCGAGGGCGTATTCCTCCCCGGTCTTGGGATGCAAGAACACTGGAAAGTCCGAGCCAACCGGGCGATACCCGCCAGCAAGCATTTCATCGGCAGTGGCCCCGATGACGACCCAGTCAATGTCGGCGACCGCTTTACCGAGAAGGCGATCCCGCACCGCGCCCCCTACTTTATAAATCTGCATAAAAAACCTCCGTAAGCGCGACAGGATAAACCTTTGAGTCGTTACTTACGGAGGCAAAAGTGAAAAGAGCGAGCTACACGCTTGAGGCTTGGCGCCTGAAGCTCGCAACTCAAGTCTTATAGGTGAACGACCGCCAAATCGAGCCGGGGATATTCACTATCGGCGTGTTCGCCTCTCGGTGGGACGTGATGGGTTTTCATGATCTGATCGCCTTGTAACGTCTCCAGGTGAATATCAAAGCCCCATAAGCGGTGCAGGTGTTTGAGCACCTCGTCAGTGGAGTCGCCCAGCGGTTTACGGTCGTGCTGCTGATGACGTAGCGTCAGCGAGCGGTCACCGCGCCGATCAATGCTGTAAATCTGTATGTTAGGTTCGCGATTTCCCAAGTTGTATTGAGCTGCCAAGGTTTCACGAATCGTCTTGTAGCCGGGTTCGTTATGAATGGCCGGAACCAGCAGGTCATCCTTCTGATCGTCGTCCATGATGCTGAACAGCTTGAGGTCGCGAATCACCTTGGGCGACAGGTACTGCAGGATAAAACTCTCGTCCTTGAAGCTGCTCATGGCGAATTTGATCGTGGCCAGCCAATCGCTGCCAGCGATGT
This window contains:
- a CDS encoding multifunctional CCA addition/repair protein, translated to MQIYKVGGAVRDRLLGKAVADIDWVVIGATADEMLAGGYRPVGSDFPVFLHPKTGEEYALARTERKSGVGYGGFTFHASPEVTLEEDLVRRDLTINAIAEDGEGNLTDPYHGQEDLKARILRHVSPAFAEDPLRVLRVARFAARYAPDGFTIAPDTLLLMRQLSESGELQALTAERSWKEISRALMENQPQVFIRVLRECGALEVLFPEVDALFGVPQPAAHHPEIDTGEHILSVLEQSAAHQQPLSVRWACLLHDVGKGLTPESEWPRHIAHEHTGLRLIKAVNTRFKVPRDCQELALLVGQYHTHGHRALELKASTLFELLQSFDIYRRPQRFEEFIAACEMDARGRLGFEQRDYPQADYLRGAADAARRVTAQPLRDQGFEGPQLGEALKRERLNAVKAYKSSQNL